A region from the Melospiza georgiana isolate bMelGeo1 chromosome 10, bMelGeo1.pri, whole genome shotgun sequence genome encodes:
- the SAG gene encoding S-arrestin isoform X1: protein MSRPESQKTGTGGKNADSPPKQVIFRKSTRDKALTIYLGKRDYIDNIGNVEPVDGVVLVDPAIIKGKKVFVSLTCVFRYGQEDIDVIGLAFRRDLFFSRVQVYPPADKPESLTLLQESLLKKLGKNAYPFFFTFPDYLPCSVCLQPAPRDVDKTCGVDFEVKAFSTENVEERIHRRNSARLLIRKVQYAPEKPGPQPCAETTWQFFMSNKPLHMKACLSKEVYYHGEPIPVTVTINNNTDKTVKKIKVQVEQVANVVLYSSDFYTKVVAAEEAHEKVLPNSSLTKTLTVLPLLANNRETREIALDGKLKDEDTNLASSTIIKDGIDKTVMGILVSYKIKVKLTVPGILGDLTSSEVGTELPFRLMHPKPEEKNPAAKQSLYLRSLLVRS, encoded by the exons ATGAGCCGCCCTGAGTCTCAAAAGACTGGGACTGGTGGGAAGAATGCTGATTCTCCTCCAAAACAAGTTATCTTCAGAAAAAGCACCCGTGACAAAGCT ctgacCATCTACCTGGGAAAGCGGGACTACATTGACAACATAGGGAATGTAGAACCTGTAG ATGGTGTTGTATTGGTGGATCCTGCTATtatcaaggggaaaaaag TGTTTGTGTCGCTGACGTGCGTGTTCCGCTACGGCCAGGAGGACATCGACGTGATCGGCCTCGCCTTCCGCCGGGACCTCTTCTTCTCCAGGGTCCAGGTGTACCCGCCTGCTGACAAGCCAGAGTCTCTCACCCTCTTGCAGGAATCTCTGCTAAAGAAGCTGGGCAAAAATGCTTATCCCTTTTTCTTTACA TTTCCAGATTACCTGCCTTGCTCAGTCTGTCTGCAGCCTGCACCTCGTGATGTTGATAAG ACTTGTGGGGTGGACTTTGAGGTGAAAGCTTTCTCAACAGAAAATGTGGAAGAGAGAATTCATAGGAG gaACTCTGCACGTCTGCTGATCCGTAAGGTGCAGTATGCTCCGGAGAAGCCAGGACCCCAGCCTTGTGCAGAGACCACCTGGCAGTTCTTCATGTCCAACAAGCCCCTGCACATGAAAGCCTGCCTCAGTAAAGAG GTATACTACCATGGTGAGCCCATTCCAGTCACTGTCACCATCAACAACAACACAGACAAAACTGTGAAGAAGATCAAAGTCCAGG TGGAGCAGGTGGCCAATGTGGTGCTGTACTCCAGTGACTTCTACACCAAAGTGGTGGCTGCTGAGGAAGCACA tgaaaaggTGCTGCCAAACAGTAGCCTGACCAAGACACTGACAGTTCTGCCCTTGCTTGCAAATAACCGGGAGACACGGGAAATAGCTCtggatggaaaactgaaggatGAGGACACCAACTTGGCTTCTAGTACCAT CATTAAGGATGGAATAGACAAGACAGTGATGGGGATTCTGGTTTCCTACAAGATCAAAGTGAAGCTCACCGTTCCAGG CATACTGGGAGACCTCACTTCCAG TGAagtgggcacagagctgccatttCGTCTCATGCACCCCAAACCTGAGGAAAAGAACCCAGCAG
- the SAG gene encoding S-arrestin isoform X2, which yields MSRPESQKTGTGGKNADSPPKQVIFRKSTRDKALTIYLGKRDYIDNIGNVEPVDGVVLVDPAIIKGKKVFVSLTCVFRYGQEDIDVIGLAFRRDLFFSRVQVYPPADKPESLTLLQESLLKKLGKNAYPFFFTFPDYLPCSVCLQPAPRDVDKTCGVDFEVKAFSTENVEERIHRRNSARLLIRKVQYAPEKPGPQPCAETTWQFFMSNKPLHMKACLSKEVYYHGEPIPVTVTINNNTDKTVKKIKVQVEQVANVVLYSSDFYTKVVAAEEAHEKVLPNSSLTKTLTVLPLLANNRETREIALDGKLKDEDTNLASSTIIKDGIDKTVMGILVSYKIKVKLTVPGILGDLTSSEVGTELPFRLMHPKPEEKNPAGKDGEAELVFEEFARQKLKNTPDEEDKNSPSTDE from the exons ATGAGCCGCCCTGAGTCTCAAAAGACTGGGACTGGTGGGAAGAATGCTGATTCTCCTCCAAAACAAGTTATCTTCAGAAAAAGCACCCGTGACAAAGCT ctgacCATCTACCTGGGAAAGCGGGACTACATTGACAACATAGGGAATGTAGAACCTGTAG ATGGTGTTGTATTGGTGGATCCTGCTATtatcaaggggaaaaaag TGTTTGTGTCGCTGACGTGCGTGTTCCGCTACGGCCAGGAGGACATCGACGTGATCGGCCTCGCCTTCCGCCGGGACCTCTTCTTCTCCAGGGTCCAGGTGTACCCGCCTGCTGACAAGCCAGAGTCTCTCACCCTCTTGCAGGAATCTCTGCTAAAGAAGCTGGGCAAAAATGCTTATCCCTTTTTCTTTACA TTTCCAGATTACCTGCCTTGCTCAGTCTGTCTGCAGCCTGCACCTCGTGATGTTGATAAG ACTTGTGGGGTGGACTTTGAGGTGAAAGCTTTCTCAACAGAAAATGTGGAAGAGAGAATTCATAGGAG gaACTCTGCACGTCTGCTGATCCGTAAGGTGCAGTATGCTCCGGAGAAGCCAGGACCCCAGCCTTGTGCAGAGACCACCTGGCAGTTCTTCATGTCCAACAAGCCCCTGCACATGAAAGCCTGCCTCAGTAAAGAG GTATACTACCATGGTGAGCCCATTCCAGTCACTGTCACCATCAACAACAACACAGACAAAACTGTGAAGAAGATCAAAGTCCAGG TGGAGCAGGTGGCCAATGTGGTGCTGTACTCCAGTGACTTCTACACCAAAGTGGTGGCTGCTGAGGAAGCACA tgaaaaggTGCTGCCAAACAGTAGCCTGACCAAGACACTGACAGTTCTGCCCTTGCTTGCAAATAACCGGGAGACACGGGAAATAGCTCtggatggaaaactgaaggatGAGGACACCAACTTGGCTTCTAGTACCAT CATTAAGGATGGAATAGACAAGACAGTGATGGGGATTCTGGTTTCCTACAAGATCAAAGTGAAGCTCACCGTTCCAGG CATACTGGGAGACCTCACTTCCAG TGAagtgggcacagagctgccatttCGTCTCATGCACCCCAAACCTGAGGAAAAGAACCCAGCAG